Proteins encoded by one window of Bryobacteraceae bacterium:
- a CDS encoding DUF4159 domain-containing protein — protein MKRAAALWSLAALLAAAGDENKPTEFRFVRVEYKDLPGTRRFFGSRGWWMQDWPAAEVHFTQGVRRLTRIDTGDGIHLPLTDDRIYDYPWIYATQTGYWDLGKEETERLRQYLLRGGFLVVDDFHGPRDWETFAASMARTLPGRPIVEIEDSDAIMHCLYDITERTYIPGLRHLRRGAGGSIRVQPQYVPPHWRAITDDRGRMVVAVNYNMDVGDAWEHADMPEYPEAMTSLAYRFGINYIVYAMTH, from the coding sequence ATGAAACGGGCGGCGGCGCTGTGGTCGCTGGCGGCGCTCCTGGCGGCCGCCGGCGACGAGAACAAGCCAACCGAGTTCCGCTTCGTGCGCGTGGAGTACAAGGATCTGCCGGGAACACGGCGCTTCTTCGGATCGCGTGGATGGTGGATGCAGGACTGGCCGGCTGCAGAAGTCCATTTCACGCAGGGCGTTCGCCGGTTGACGCGTATCGACACGGGGGACGGGATTCACTTACCTCTCACTGACGACCGCATTTACGACTATCCATGGATCTATGCGACGCAGACCGGTTACTGGGACTTAGGCAAGGAAGAAACAGAGCGCCTGAGACAGTATTTGTTGCGCGGCGGGTTTCTTGTCGTCGACGACTTCCACGGGCCCCGCGACTGGGAGACGTTCGCCGCCAGTATGGCGCGTACACTGCCGGGCCGGCCGATCGTCGAGATCGAAGATTCGGACGCGATCATGCATTGCCTCTACGACATCACCGAACGGACCTACATTCCCGGCCTCCGCCATCTCCGCCGGGGTGCGGGCGGCTCCATCCGCGTTCAGCCGCAGTACGTGCCGCCGCACTGGCGCGCGATCACGGACGACCGCGGCCGGATGGTAGTGGCGGTCAACTACAACATGGATGTCGGCGATGCGTGGGAACACGCCGATATGCCGGAGTATCCCGAAGCGATGACGAGCCTCGCCTATCGCTTCGGGATCAACTACATCGTCTACGCAATGACGCACTGA
- a CDS encoding winged helix-turn-helix domain-containing protein, which translates to MIANEPTRPRLPADFAFGNIAVDFDRGRLTRDGTAVPVPLKELQLLRYLVARRGGVVTREELLREVWDYAAVTTRTVDVHVAGLRQKIEEHPRSPRFLLTVRGGGYMFRGDDMRIVRDAGDDYGAAASPRSS; encoded by the coding sequence ATGATCGCGAACGAACCCACCCGGCCCCGGTTACCTGCGGACTTCGCGTTCGGCAACATCGCAGTCGACTTCGACCGCGGCCGCCTCACGCGCGACGGGACGGCGGTGCCGGTACCCCTCAAAGAACTGCAACTACTGCGTTACCTCGTCGCCCGTCGCGGCGGCGTGGTGACGCGCGAAGAACTGCTGCGCGAAGTCTGGGACTATGCCGCTGTCACCACCCGCACCGTGGACGTACACGTCGCCGGCCTGCGCCAGAAGATCGAAGAGCACCCCCGGTCGCCGCGCTTCCTGCTGACGGTGCGCGGCGGAGGGTACATGTTCCGCGGCGACGATATGCGGATCGTGCGCGACGCCGGCGACGACTATGGCGCCGCTGCGAGCCCAAGGAGTTCGTAG
- a CDS encoding nicotinate phosphoribosyltransferase, whose product MHGLLTDLYELTMAAGYVAAGKAGERATFEMFFRHLPPHRNYVVAAGLAQAVEYLLGLRYTAEEIAYLRGLSQFRNAPEEYWERLRDFRFTGDVWAVPEGTPVFPGEPIVTVRAPILEAQIPETYLLSMIGFQSMIASKAARIVEAAGGRSCVEFGTRRAHSPGAGTLGARAAYIGGCVGTSNTEAGYRYGIPVFGTAAHAWVQSFESEVESFRRLQELLGPDTVQLIDTYDTLEGARSAAALGKPLWGVRLDSGNLAELSRAVRGILDAAGLHDVKIMASGDLDEYKILEMTAANLPIDALGVGTDLSTSSDAPKLGVVYKLVEVQSETGTRYTAKFSADKSTYPGPKQIFRHAGHDVIGCAWECPQCDKDKAPAVRALLRPVIVGGRLVDTLPEPADIRDRARESLSALPAMVRSLAPSRTPYRVEYTAELRALLATVAAREHHPV is encoded by the coding sequence ATGCACGGCCTGCTCACCGACCTGTACGAACTCACCATGGCCGCCGGCTACGTCGCCGCCGGGAAGGCCGGCGAACGCGCCACTTTCGAGATGTTCTTCCGCCACCTGCCGCCGCACCGCAACTACGTCGTCGCGGCGGGGCTGGCGCAGGCTGTCGAGTATTTGCTTGGGCTGCGCTACACCGCCGAGGAGATCGCGTACCTGCGCGGGCTGTCGCAATTCCGCAACGCGCCGGAGGAGTATTGGGAGCGGCTGCGCGATTTTCGCTTCACTGGCGACGTGTGGGCCGTGCCCGAGGGTACGCCCGTCTTCCCCGGTGAGCCCATCGTCACGGTGCGTGCGCCGATTCTCGAAGCGCAGATTCCGGAAACGTATCTGCTTTCGATGATTGGGTTCCAGTCGATGATCGCGTCGAAGGCGGCGCGGATCGTTGAGGCTGCCGGCGGCCGTTCCTGCGTCGAATTCGGGACCCGCCGCGCGCATTCTCCCGGTGCGGGAACGCTCGGCGCGCGGGCTGCCTACATCGGCGGCTGCGTGGGGACAAGCAACACGGAGGCCGGCTATCGCTACGGCATTCCGGTATTCGGCACGGCGGCGCACGCGTGGGTGCAGTCGTTCGAGTCCGAAGTGGAGTCGTTCCGGCGGCTTCAGGAGTTGCTCGGCCCGGATACGGTCCAGTTGATCGACACTTACGACACGCTCGAGGGCGCGCGCAGCGCCGCGGCGCTCGGCAAGCCGCTGTGGGGCGTCCGGCTCGACAGCGGCAATCTCGCCGAGCTTTCACGCGCGGTGCGCGGCATCCTCGACGCCGCCGGCCTGCACGACGTAAAGATCATGGCCAGCGGCGATCTCGACGAGTACAAGATTCTGGAGATGACGGCGGCCAATTTGCCGATCGACGCACTCGGAGTCGGCACCGATCTTTCGACTTCCTCCGACGCGCCGAAACTCGGCGTGGTCTACAAGCTCGTCGAAGTGCAGAGCGAAACCGGAACGCGCTATACGGCTAAATTCAGCGCGGACAAGTCGACGTATCCGGGCCCGAAGCAGATCTTCCGCCACGCCGGGCACGACGTGATCGGCTGCGCATGGGAGTGCCCGCAGTGCGACAAAGACAAGGCCCCGGCGGTGCGCGCGCTGCTGCGGCCGGTGATCGTCGGCGGACGTCTCGTGGATACGCTGCCAGAGCCAGCCGACATCCGGGACCGCGCCCGCGAATCGCTGAGCGCTCTGCCGGCGATGGTACGGTCGCTTGCGCCAAGCCGCACGCCGTATCGCGTGGAGTACACCGCGGAGTTGCGCGCGCTGCTGGCGACGGTGGCCGCGCGGGAGCATCATCCGGTATGA
- a CDS encoding M48 family metalloprotease has product MKRPIAVSAVVPALLAVLFAAPGRAQLGGILNRAKSKIDKARDQAKPATDRAQRAVDTYQPWSAEEEQQIGEAAAAKMIAIFGLVEDPAQVRYVNLVGQVVAAFAPRQLSYRFAILDTDIVGAFALPGGFVFVTRAALEHMNSEAELAGALGHEIVHVSERHLEKEIRSKATTNWAAEEARSRAGSLLKDRADAVVKDLFGTKLSRDKEDHADREGASMAGGAGYDPGALAQFLQKLATAGSKEESKRAFGQLLSTHPPFEERIAQLGSISGAGKGATLEARYHAAVAATAAKP; this is encoded by the coding sequence ATGAAACGACCCATCGCCGTATCGGCCGTAGTACCGGCGCTGCTTGCAGTCCTATTCGCTGCGCCCGGCCGCGCGCAACTCGGCGGCATCCTCAACCGCGCGAAGAGCAAGATCGACAAGGCGCGGGACCAGGCCAAACCGGCCACGGACCGCGCCCAGCGCGCCGTGGACACCTACCAGCCCTGGAGCGCCGAAGAAGAGCAACAGATCGGGGAGGCGGCGGCGGCGAAGATGATCGCGATCTTCGGGCTCGTCGAAGATCCGGCCCAGGTGCGCTACGTCAACCTCGTGGGTCAGGTGGTGGCGGCGTTCGCTCCGCGCCAGCTCTCCTACCGGTTTGCGATTCTCGACACCGACATCGTGGGCGCGTTCGCCTTGCCCGGCGGGTTCGTGTTCGTCACACGGGCGGCGCTGGAACATATGAACAGCGAGGCGGAGCTGGCCGGTGCGCTGGGCCACGAGATCGTGCACGTCTCCGAGCGGCATCTCGAGAAAGAAATCCGCTCCAAGGCGACCACAAACTGGGCCGCCGAGGAGGCCCGTAGCCGCGCCGGCAGCCTTCTCAAGGATCGCGCCGATGCGGTGGTGAAGGACCTCTTCGGAACCAAGCTGAGCCGCGACAAGGAAGACCACGCCGACCGCGAGGGCGCCTCCATGGCGGGCGGAGCCGGATACGATCCGGGCGCGCTGGCGCAGTTTCTCCAGAAGCTGGCCACGGCCGGATCGAAGGAAGAGAGCAAGCGTGCGTTCGGCCAGTTGCTGAGCACCCACCCGCCGTTTGAGGAGCGCATCGCGCAACTGGGCTCGATCTCCGGCGCCGGCAAGGGCGCGACACTCGAAGCCCGCTACCACGCCGCAGTGGCCGCAACCGCCGCCAAGCCGTAG
- a CDS encoding Spy/CpxP family protein refolding chaperone, with protein MKQATITRRALTAALTIAAAVVPAMAQTTTPGTGERTRLSRLDFLAGYLSLTDDQKTQAQAIFDAAQTATDTASGQMQAAREALTAAINANQSEAELDRLSAAIGVIHGQVTAIQAKAQAKFYALLTADQKTKYDSLKGSRGSGVGRRGARP; from the coding sequence ATGAAACAAGCAACAATCACCCGGCGCGCCTTGACAGCCGCGCTCACGATCGCCGCGGCCGTCGTGCCCGCCATGGCGCAAACCACCACACCCGGAACCGGCGAGCGCACCCGCTTGAGCCGCCTGGATTTTCTGGCCGGCTACCTTTCGCTCACCGACGACCAGAAGACCCAGGCCCAGGCCATCTTCGACGCGGCCCAGACCGCCACCGACACCGCCAGCGGCCAGATGCAAGCCGCGCGAGAGGCCCTCACCGCCGCCATTAACGCAAACCAGAGCGAGGCCGAGCTCGACCGCCTCTCGGCAGCCATCGGCGTGATTCACGGCCAGGTGACCGCCATCCAGGCCAAGGCGCAGGCGAAATTCTACGCGCTGCTCACGGCGGATCAGAAGACCAAGTACGACTCCCTAAAGGGCAGCCGCGGCTCGGGCGTCGGACGCCGCGGAGCACGGCCCTGA
- a CDS encoding adenylate/guanylate cyclase domain-containing protein produces the protein MAATSAAVALTFGLVHHSGVLEWLESRTGDWRVRATADPARASRDLLVIDIDNASFRALTDKLGRWPWTRRVWTELIRHVSRGKPGLILFDALFSGAEPEADEEFAAVLKSAGNVVLPFALVSGRIQTDGPAAAPPASAAIRVEGAAPGPVYPHAEWSVNGPNPQLASAIAAAGNNLWTPDADGVTRRLPLVTRYLGRTWANTWLAAALQLKGPASARFDGGEFRAGAIRAPIDTEGRYVIAWYGDPLTVYRHIPLWEMICSIYPDQCDASVPKHAPAEFAGKIVVIGASAAGSYEVRPTAVSETAPGYFVLATALDNLLHNHAVRRSPAWLDWLAIAVLAAVPGVLVLRYRSALAPLVWTAGVAAAYVGLCYWLYAHWFWMPMAAPVLAAAVGFSGNTAARYFTVNRELAQTRGTLERYVSPQLVRHVMNNLDSFRFDGERRKLTIFFSDVRSFTTLTEQSEPVELIQQLNEYLEAMTDIVFRYEGIVDKFIGDGIMAHWGAFTPDRPNAQLAARAALEMMERLRRLNESWQAAGRPTLDIGIGMNTAEVIFGNIGTGRKSDFTVIGDGVNLAARLESANKEYHTHIIVSEFMLRELGAAAQVRPLGSIVVKGKTVPVEIYELLGLAAAP, from the coding sequence GTGGCGGCCACCAGCGCCGCTGTCGCGCTTACCTTCGGTCTCGTCCATCACAGCGGCGTGCTCGAGTGGCTGGAGAGCAGGACCGGCGATTGGCGTGTGCGTGCGACCGCCGATCCGGCCCGCGCCAGCCGCGACCTTCTCGTCATCGACATCGACAACGCCAGCTTCCGCGCGCTCACCGACAAACTGGGCCGATGGCCATGGACGCGCCGGGTTTGGACCGAGCTGATCCGCCATGTGAGCCGCGGCAAACCCGGCCTAATCCTGTTCGACGCGCTGTTCAGCGGCGCCGAGCCGGAGGCAGACGAGGAGTTCGCAGCGGTGCTGAAGTCGGCCGGAAACGTCGTGCTGCCGTTCGCGCTGGTATCAGGACGGATCCAGACAGATGGTCCCGCTGCGGCCCCGCCGGCAAGCGCGGCGATCAGGGTAGAGGGCGCGGCGCCTGGTCCCGTGTATCCGCACGCCGAATGGTCCGTGAACGGGCCGAATCCGCAACTGGCGTCCGCCATCGCAGCCGCCGGCAACAACCTGTGGACGCCGGACGCGGACGGCGTCACGCGGCGTCTGCCACTGGTGACGCGATACCTTGGCCGCACCTGGGCGAACACGTGGCTTGCCGCCGCACTTCAGCTCAAAGGCCCGGCAAGCGCGAGGTTTGACGGCGGCGAGTTCCGCGCAGGCGCCATCCGCGCCCCAATCGACACCGAGGGGCGCTACGTCATCGCATGGTACGGCGACCCCCTTACGGTCTACCGGCACATCCCGCTCTGGGAGATGATCTGCTCGATCTATCCGGACCAATGCGACGCCTCGGTTCCAAAGCACGCGCCGGCGGAGTTCGCCGGAAAGATCGTGGTGATCGGCGCAAGCGCCGCCGGGAGCTACGAGGTTCGGCCGACGGCGGTTTCGGAAACCGCGCCTGGATATTTCGTGCTCGCCACGGCGCTCGACAACCTCCTCCACAACCACGCCGTGCGCCGGTCTCCCGCGTGGCTCGATTGGCTGGCGATCGCCGTGCTGGCGGCCGTCCCGGGCGTGCTGGTGTTGCGTTACCGGTCCGCGCTGGCGCCGCTCGTGTGGACGGCCGGCGTCGCCGCGGCGTACGTGGGATTGTGCTACTGGCTTTATGCGCACTGGTTCTGGATGCCGATGGCCGCCCCGGTGCTCGCCGCCGCGGTGGGCTTCTCCGGGAACACCGCGGCTCGATACTTCACGGTCAATCGCGAACTGGCGCAGACGCGCGGGACACTCGAACGGTACGTGTCGCCGCAATTGGTGCGCCACGTGATGAACAACCTGGACTCGTTCCGCTTCGACGGCGAGCGCCGCAAGCTAACCATCTTCTTCTCAGACGTGCGGAGCTTCACCACGCTCACTGAGCAGTCCGAACCCGTCGAGCTGATCCAGCAACTGAACGAGTACCTGGAGGCGATGACCGATATCGTCTTCCGCTACGAGGGAATCGTCGACAAGTTCATCGGCGACGGCATCATGGCGCACTGGGGCGCGTTCACGCCGGACCGGCCAAATGCGCAGCTCGCCGCCCGGGCGGCGCTCGAGATGATGGAACGTCTGCGCCGGTTGAACGAGAGCTGGCAAGCCGCTGGACGTCCCACCCTCGATATCGGCATCGGGATGAACACCGCCGAGGTGATCTTCGGCAACATCGGGACGGGCAGGAAGAGCGACTTCACGGTAATCGGCGACGGTGTGAACCTGGCCGCGCGGCTCGAGAGCGCGAACAAGGAGTACCACACTCACATCATCGTCAGCGAGTTCATGCTGCGTGAACTCGGCGCCGCGGCGCAGGTGCGGCCGCTCGGGTCCATCGTGGTGAAGGGCAAGACAGTTCCGGTGGAGATCTACGAACTCCTTGGGCTCGCAGCGGCGCCATAG
- a CDS encoding cysteine synthase family protein codes for MATAVPRLYPTRDTSVLAEIGNTPLLQLKRIPSGLPGIEIFGKAEYFNPGGSVKDRPALNMILDGERAGRLNPNRTILDATSGNTGIAYAMIGAARGYKVKLCLPQNASPERKRMLRAYGAEIVFTDPALGTDGAIRRCREIYHSEPDRYFYPDQYGNPANWRAHFETTALEILDQTGGRITHFITGLGTSGTFMGVTRRFREDAPHVRCISMQPATGFHGLEGLKHMPTALVPDIYDDSIADGNVWVETEDAYRMVRRAAREEGLLIGISAGANVHAALRLGRELAEIGEKAVIVTVLCDGADKYLSEEFWNDPD; via the coding sequence ATGGCCACCGCTGTTCCACGTCTTTACCCCACACGCGACACCTCCGTGCTCGCCGAGATCGGCAACACCCCGCTGCTGCAGTTGAAGCGGATCCCCTCCGGGCTGCCGGGCATCGAGATTTTCGGAAAGGCGGAGTATTTCAATCCCGGCGGATCGGTGAAGGACCGGCCCGCGCTCAACATGATCCTCGACGGGGAGCGTGCCGGCCGCCTCAATCCGAACCGCACCATCCTCGACGCCACCAGCGGCAACACCGGCATCGCCTATGCCATGATCGGCGCGGCCCGCGGCTACAAAGTGAAGCTCTGCCTGCCCCAGAACGCCTCGCCGGAGCGCAAGCGCATGCTCCGCGCCTACGGCGCTGAGATCGTGTTCACAGACCCCGCGCTCGGCACCGACGGGGCGATTCGCCGCTGCCGCGAGATCTACCATTCCGAGCCGGACCGCTACTTCTACCCCGATCAATACGGGAATCCGGCCAACTGGCGCGCGCATTTCGAAACCACTGCCCTCGAGATTCTCGACCAGACCGGAGGCCGCATCACCCACTTCATCACCGGCCTCGGCACCTCAGGCACGTTCATGGGCGTCACTCGCCGCTTCCGCGAAGATGCCCCGCACGTCCGCTGCATCTCCATGCAGCCGGCCACCGGCTTTCACGGGCTGGAGGGGCTGAAACACATGCCCACGGCGCTGGTGCCGGACATCTACGACGACTCGATCGCCGACGGGAACGTCTGGGTGGAAACCGAAGACGCATACCGCATGGTGCGCCGCGCCGCCCGCGAAGAGGGCCTGCTGATCGGCATCTCGGCCGGGGCGAACGTTCACGCGGCTTTGCGGCTGGGGCGGGAGCTGGCGGAAATCGGGGAGAAAGCCGTCATCGTCACCGTGCTCTGCGACGGCGCCGATAAGTACCTTTCGGAAGAATTCTGGAACGATCCGGACTAG